A genomic stretch from Coffea arabica cultivar ET-39 chromosome 10c, Coffea Arabica ET-39 HiFi, whole genome shotgun sequence includes:
- the LOC113714615 gene encoding ent-kaurene oxidase, producing MAPNVQVLPWGTAVAVGGPAVALGGLSLLFLKAFADDQRRKSSSNLPLVPEVPGLPLIGNLLQLKEKKPHRTFARWAETYGPIYSIQTGANKIVVLNSNDVAKEAMVTRYSSISTRKLSKALTILTAGKNIIAMSDYDEFYKTAKKHILISTLGTHAQRRHRAHRDALTENICNELHASLNENPLEAVNFRDIYLPELFRLGLKEVLGEDVESIYVEEFGTTFSKEELLKVLVHDLMVGAIEVDWRDFFPFLSWIPNKSFEDKIHQMDLRRGAATKALIKQQRKHFKPGQEINCYLDSLLSDEKAFTEEQIMMLIWEGIIETSDTTLVTAEWAMYELAKDPAKQDRLFREIKNVCGPNKVTEENMCKLPYLSAIFHETLRRHSPVPVVPLRYVHEDTVIGGYHIPAGTEIAINLYGCNMDKERWENPEQWIPERFLDGMHDYMELHKTTAFGGGKRVCAGALQAMLIACITIARLVQEFEWRLADGEEENVDIVGLTNLKLHPLRAIIKPRT from the exons ATGGCTCCTAATGTTCAAGTACTTCCATGGGGAACAGCGGTTGCCGTGGGCGGTCCTGCTGTTGCATTAGGTGGGCTTTCCTTATTGTTTCTGAAAGCATTTGCTGATGATCAGAGGAGGAAGTCGTCTTCCAACCTTCCGCTGGTCCCTG AGGTACCGGGGCTACCGTTGATTGGGAATTTGCTGCAGCTGAAGGAGAAAAAGCCCCACAGGACTTTTGCTAGATGGGCTGAGACTTACGGACCCATTTATTCTATCCAAACTGGTGCCAACAAAATTGTTGTCCTCAACTCTAATGATGTTGCTAAGGAG GCTATGGTGACTAGATACTCATCCATCTCAACAAGGAAACTATCAAAGGCACTCACTATTCTCACTGCTGGTAAAAATATTATTGCAATGAGTGATTATGATGAGTTCTACAAGACGGCAAAGAAGCATATACTCATCAGTACTTTAGGAACACATGCACAG AGACGACATCGTGCCCACAGAGACGCACTGACAGAGAATATTTGTAATGAATTGCACGCTTCTCTAAATGAAAATCCCCTTGAAGCTGTAAATTTCAGGGACATATACCTGCCTGAACTTTTCCGCTTAGGACTAAAAGAA GTTCTGGGAGAGGATGTCGAGTCCATTTACGTGGAGGAATTTGGAACTACATTCTCAAAGGAAGAGCTACTTAAGGTCTTAGTGCATGACCTGATGGTGGGGGCAATTGAGGTGGACTGGAGagatttcttcccttttctgaGCTGGATTCCTAATAAAAGTTTTGAAGACAAAATCCATCAAATGGATCTCCGCAGGGGAGCAGCCACGAAAGCCCTTATTAAGCAGCAGAGGAAACACTTCAAACCAGGACAG GAAATAAACTGTTACCTAGACAGCTTATTGTCCGATGAAAAGGCATTTACTGAGGAACAAATAATGATGTTAATCTGGGAGGGAATAATTGAAACATCAGACACTACTTTGGTAACTGCAGAATGGGCAATGTATGAACTTGCAAAGGATCCAGCAAAACAG GACCGTCTGTTTCGCGAAATCAAAAATGTTTGTGGACCCAACAAGGTTACCGAGGAGAACATGTGTAAACTCCCTTATTTGTCTGCCATATTTCATGAAACTTTGAGGAGACACAGTCCTGTGCCCGTAGTTCCTCTGAGATATGTGCATGAAGATACAGTGATAGGCGGATATCATATTCCTGCTGGAACTGAG ATTGCTATCAACCTTTACGGGTGTAACATGGACAAAGAAAGGTGGGAAAACCCTGAACAGTGGATTCCTGAGAGATTTCTTGATGGGATGCATGATTACATGGAATTGCACAAGACGACTGCCTTTGGAGGTGGAAAGAGGGTATGTGCAGGTGCTCTTCAGGCTATGTTGATCGCGTGCATTACAATTGCGAGGTTAGTGCAGGAGTTTGAATGGAGACTTGCAGatggagaagaagaaaatgtggATATTGTCGGGCTTACCAACCTAAAACTTCATCCCCTGCGAGCAATCATAAAGCCAAGAACCTGA
- the LOC113714614 gene encoding ent-kaurene oxidase, translating to MALMEGILDVQVVPLGTAVAVAVVLGGLSLLFLKAFVNAQRRKSSSNLPLVPEVPGLPWLGNLLQLKEKKPHRTFARFAETYGPIYSIKTGANKIVVLNSNDVAKEAMVTRYSSISSRKLSKALTILTAGKSIIAMSDYDEYYKMAKKHILNSTLGTNAQKRHRAHRDALTENICNKLRTSLNENPLEAVNFRNTYLFELFSLALKEVLGEDVESIFVEEFGTTFSKEELIKVLVHDPMEGALEVDWRDFFPFLRWIPNKSFEDKIHQMDLRRGAVTKALIKKQKKRFESGQEIYCYLDSILSDEKSFTEKQIMMLIWEAIIETSDTTLVTAEWAMYELAKDPVKQDRLFRDIKNVCGPNKVTEENLGQLPYLSAIFHETLRRHSPVPVVPLRYVHEDTELGGYHIPAGTEIAINLYGCNMDKKTWENPEQWIPERFVDGLHDYMELHKTIAFGGGKRVCAGALQAMLIACITIARLVQEFEWRVVDGEKDNVDTLGLTNQKLHPLRAIIKRRT from the exons ATGGCTCTGATGGAAGGAATTCTTGATGTTCAAGTTGTTCCTTTGGGGACTGCGGTTGCCGTGGCTGTTGTTTTAGGTGGGCTTTCCTTACTGTTCCTGAAAGCATTTGTTAATGCTCAGAGGAGGAAATCGTCTTCCAACCTTCCACTGGTCCCTG AGGTACCAGGGCTACCGTGGCTTGGGAATTTGCTGCAGCTGAAGGAGAAAAAGCCCCACAGGACTTTTGCTAGATTTGCTGAGACTTATGGACCCATTTATTCTATCAAAACTGGTGCCAACAAAATAGTTGTCCTCAACTCTAACGATGTTGCTAAGGAG GCTATGGTGACCAGATACTCATCCATCTCATCAAGGAAGCTATCAAAGGCACTCACTATTCTCACTGCTGGTAAAAGTATTATTGCAATGAGTGATTATGATGAGTACTACAAGATGGCAAAGAAGCATATACTCAACAGTACTTTAGGAACAAATGCACAG AAACGACATCGTGCCCACAGAGACGCACTGACAGAGAATATTTGTAATAAATTGCGTACTTCTCTGAATGAAAATCCCCTTGAAGCTGTAAATTTCAGGAACACATACCTGTTTGAACTTTTCAGCTTAGCACTAAAAGAA GTTCTGGGAGAGGATGTTGAGTCCatttttgtggaggaattcggAACAACATTCTCAAAGGAAGAGCTAATTAAGGTCTTAGTGCATGACCCGATGGAGGGGGCGCTTGAGGTGGACTGGAGggatttcttcccttttctgaGGTGGATTCCTAATAAAAGTTTTGAAGACAAAATCCATCAAATGGATCTCCGCAGGGGAGCAGTCACAAAAGCCCTTATTAAGAAGCAGAAGAAACGCTTTGAATCAGGACAG GAAATTTACTGTTACCTAGACAGCATATTGTCCGATGAAAAGTCATTTACTGAGAAACAAATAATGATGTTAATCTGGGAGGCAATTATTGAAACATCAGACACTACTTTGGTAACTGCAGAATGGGCCATGTACGAACTTGCAAAAGATCCAGTAAAGCAG GACCGTCTGTTTCGGGATATCAAAAATGTTTGTGGACCGAACAAGGTTACCGAGGAGAACCTGGGTCAACTTCCTTATTTGTCTGCCATATTTCATGAAACATTGAGGAGACACAGTCCTGTGCCCGTAGTTCCTCTGAGATATGTGCATGAAGATACAGAGTTAGGAGGATATCATATTCCTGCTGGAACTGAG ATTGCTATCAACCTTTACGGGTGTAACATGGACAAAAAAACTTGGGAGAACCCTGAACAGTGGATTCCCGAGAGATTTGTTGATGGCTTGCATGATTACATGGAATTGCACAAGACGATTGCCTTTGGAGGTGGAAAGAGGGTATGTGCAGGTGCTCTTCAGGCTATGTTGATCGCGTGCATTACAATTGCTAGGTTAGTACAGGAGTTTGAATGGAGAGTTGTAGATGGAGAAAAAGATAATGTGGATACTCTCGGGCTTACAAACCAAAAACTTCATCCCCTGCGAGCAATCATAAAGCGAAGAACTTGA
- the LOC113714337 gene encoding uncharacterized protein — MSSETGDPRPARLSTMATRPSEPEHLPCPRCDSTNTKFCYYNNYNLSQPRHFCKSCRRYWTRGGTLRNVPVGGGSRKSSSSSSSSSSSSNKRPRTTSGTNSPTATTPTASSSSDSMAQAHHHEPPLHANPVAMLPQMGLMGCEVNLNEAVPEASSFSTLLTTTPGNMFPFGGGYGLGPGLHGLGFGLGGMDWPMESVVAGQGNGGGVGGAGVGVGGGDGISDGSGAGGSSSSGCNNTWQMGSGVEGGLAEGDCFGWPDLAISMPGKGLK, encoded by the coding sequence ATGTCCTCGGAAACCGGTGACCCACGGCCGGCGAGGCTGTCAACCATGGCAACGAGGCCATCGGAGCCTGAGCACCTCCCATGCCCCCGGTGCGACTCCACCAACACCAAGTTCTGTTACTACAACAACTACAACCTCTCTCAGCCCCGCCACTTCTGCAAATCTTGCCGCCGTTACTGGACTCGCGGCGGAACCCTCCGCAACGTCCCCGTCGGCGGTGGCTCCCGCAAGTCTTCTTCCTCATCCTCCTCCTCTAGCTCCTCTTCCAACAAACGTCCCCGCACCACATCCGGCACTAACAGTCCAACCGCCACCACTCCCACTGCGTCGTCTTCTTCTGATAGTATGGCCCAGGCCCACCATCATGAGCCGCCCCTGCATGCGAACCCGGTAGCCATGCTTCCCCAAATGGGCTTAATGGGCTGCGAGGTGAACCTGAATGAGGCCGTCCCAGAGGCTTCCAGCTTCAGTACTCTGCTGACCACCACGCCGGGCAACATGTTTCCATTTGGAGGTGGATACGGGCTCGGGCCGGGCCTGCATGGTTTGGGATTCGGGCTTGGGGGGATGGACTGGCCCATGGAGTCAGTCGTAGCTGGTCAAGGGAATGGCGGCGGCGTGGGCGGAGCTGGAGTTGGAGTGGGAGGAGGGGATGGGATAAGTGATGGTTCGGGCGCAGGGGGTTCTTCTTCATCAGGATGTAACAACACGTGGCAGATGGGCAGTGGGGTTGAAGGCGGTTTAGCGGAGGGTGATTGCTTTGGTTGGCCGGACCTGGCAATATCAATGCCAGGCAAGGGTCTCAAGTGA